The following proteins come from a genomic window of Nicotiana tomentosiformis chromosome 12, ASM39032v3, whole genome shotgun sequence:
- the LOC104085062 gene encoding auxin-responsive protein SAUR36-like, giving the protein MGRMRGFRIGRRLVRVFKWFIHRRRRGRISYKRLGSSNYATRAISKLCNLGNLLKYGAKGLNFTRPNSGYIRVGQDFMEQKEMIVPKGHLAVYVGEKEDNACRVLVPVIYFNHPLFAGLLREAEMEYGFNHSGGIQIPCRISEFEYVQSRIAATGGGGRRRGRQSWRHKYW; this is encoded by the coding sequence ATGGGGAGAATGAGAGGATTTAGGATTGGAAGAAGGCTAGTGAGAGTTTTCAAGTGGTTTATTCATAGGAGAAGAAGGGGAAGAATCAGCTACAAACGGTTAGGATCCTCTAATTATGCAACAAGAGCAATTTCAAAGCTATGTAATTTGGGAAATTTGTTGAAGTATGGTGCAAAAGGTCTTAATTTTACAAGACCAAATTCGGGTTATATTCGGGTCGGGCAAGATTTCATGGAGCAGAAGGAAATGATTGTACCAAAGGGTCATTTGGCTGTGTACGTTGGTGAAAAAGAGGATAATGCATGTAGAGTTTTAGTGCCTGTGATTTACTTTAATCATCCTTTATTTGCTGGTTTGTTGAGAGAGGCTGAAATGGAATATGGGTTCAATCATTCGGGTGGGATCCAAATCCCTTGTCGGATATCCGAATTCGAGTACGTTCAATCAAGAATTGCCGCCACGGGTGGTGGTGGAAGACGCCGTGGAAGGCAGAGCTGGAGGCACAAGTACTGGTGA
- the LOC104085060 gene encoding uncharacterized protein, whose translation MNGASSSGGVRAALSYCVQQVRSYDYHHYLCLLELPINMRKAAFALRAFNVETSRAMDVASDPRIGLMRLLWWQEALDKIYSNQLIEHPVAQALASVVSEHKVSKSWLKRAVEARINDAKRENNEIPQTVEELERYAEDTTSTILYSTLQAGGIRSTTADHAASHIGKASGLLLLLKSLPYHASRNHQFSYIPAKVAEKHGLLVHQSGQSEIRKDSREALCDAVFEMASVANSHLQKARELAGSVPAEALPVLLPAVPAQVILDSFTRVQFDVYDPRLTRGILGVPPLLFQLKLKWYSWRGKY comes from the coding sequence ATGAATGGTGCTTCCTCATCCGGTGGTGTAAGAGCTGCTTTATCCTATTGTGTGCAGCAAGTACGAAGTTATGATTATCATCACTACCTTTGCCTTCTTGAACTTCCTATAAACATGCGGAAGGCTGCATTTGCGCTCCGAGCTTTCAATGTGGAGACGTCCCGAGCTATGGACGTTGCTTCTGATCCGAGAATTGGTCTTATGCGCTTGCTGTGGTGGCAAGAAGCTTTGGACAAGATCTATTCCAACCAGTTAATTGAGCATCCAGTAGCTCAGGCCCTCGCTTCTGTGGTATCTGAGCACAAGGTTAGCAAAAGTTGGCTGAAACGAGCCGTGGAAGCTCGAATAAATGAtgcaaaaagagaaaataatgaAATTCCACAAACTGTTGAAGAATTGGAGCGATATGCCGAGGACACAACTTCAACTATTTTGTACTCTACACTTCAAGCAGGTGGTATTAGATCCACAACGGCAGACCATGCTGCTTCACATATTGGTAAGGCAAGCGGCCTTCTTTTGCTGCTTAAATCACTGCCATACCATGCTAGTCGAAACCATCAGTTTTCATATATACCAGCCAAGGTGGCTGAGAAACACGGATTGTTGGTTCACCAAAGTGGTCAGTCAGAGATCAGAAAGGACTCGCGCGAGGCTCTTTGTGATGCAGTATTTGAAATGGCATCTGTCGCTAATTCGCATTTGCAGAAGGCTCGAGAATTGGCTGGAAGTGTGCCAGCTGAAGCTCTCCCTGTACTTTTGCCTGCTGTGCCTGCCCAGGTTATTTTAGATTCTTTTACTCGGGTGCAGTTTGATGTGTATGATCCACGCCTGACACGTGGAATTTTAGGGGTACCCCCTTTGTTGTTTCAGTTGAAACTGAAATGGTATTCATGGAGGGGTAAATACTGA